The Lycium barbarum isolate Lr01 chromosome 9, ASM1917538v2, whole genome shotgun sequence genome has a segment encoding these proteins:
- the LOC132608771 gene encoding heavy metal-associated isoprenylated plant protein 39-like — MKKVVLKLEVHDNKDKQKAMKAVSTLSGIETLSIDLKEKKLTVVGEIDPVQVVGKLKKTLHPEILTVGPAKEPEKKKDESVIKKNEGAKKDHNEKVDELVKLYKSYNPNMTQNYRVYSMEDNPNACVIS; from the exons ATGAAG AAAGTTGTTTTGAAATTAGAGGTGCATGATAACAAAGACAAACAAAAGGCCATGAAAGCCGTCTCTACTCTCTCAG gGATTGAAACTCTATCAATTGATCTAAAAGAGAAGAAATTAACAGTAGTAGGAGAGATTGATCCAGTTCAAGTGgtggggaaattgaagaaaacatTGCATCCAGAAATATTAACAGTTGGACCAGCAAAAGAGCCAGAGAAGAAAAAGGATGAAagtgtaataaaaaaaaatgaaggggcCAAAAAAGATCATAATGAAAAAGTTGATGAACTTGTAAAGCTTTACAAGAGCTATAATCCTAACATGACACAAAACTATAGGGTTTATAGTATGGAAGATAATCCAAATGCTTGTGTTATTTCTTAA
- the LOC132609909 gene encoding 1-aminocyclopropane-1-carboxylate synthase-like gives MGFISGNNKKLLSKIATNDGHGENSAYFDGWKAYENDPFHLTQNPNGVIQMGLAENQLCFDLIQEWVVNNPKASICTSEGAQDFKDIAIFQDYHGLPEFRKAVSRFMEKVRGDRVTFDPERIVMSGGATGAIETLTFCLADPGDAFLVPTPYYPAFDRDLRWRTRVQLYPVVCESSNNFKVTKEALEDAYEKAQESNIRVKGLLINNPSNPLGTVLDRETLKDILRFINDKNIHLVCDEIYAATAFSQPSFISIAEVKEEVVGCNENLVHIIYSLSKDLGFPGFRVGIIYSYNDVVVNIARKMSSFGLVSTQTQRLIASMLSDDIFVENFIAKSSVRLSQRHGLFTKGLAQVGINTLKSNAGLFFWMDLRRLLKEPTFEDELDLWHIIINEVKLNVSPGCSFHCSEPGWFRVCFANMDDETMRVALRRIRHFVLKENKGLEVASKKQCRRNKLEISLSFRRLDDFMNSPFMNSPHSPMSSPMVQART, from the exons ATGGGGTTCATTTCAGGCAATAATAAGAAACTTCTTTCAAAGATAGCAACTAATGATGGACATGGAGAAAACTCAGCATATTTTGATGGTTGGAAAGCTTATGAAAATGATCCTTTTCATCTAACACAAAATCCTAATGGTGTTATTCAGATGGGTCTTGCTGAAAATCAG CTTTGCTTTGATTTAATCCAAGAATGGGTAGTCAATAACCCAAAAGCTTCCATTTGCACATCTGAAGGAGCTCAAGATTTTAAGGATATTGCTATTTTTCAAGACTATCATGGCTTGCCAGAATTCAGAAAG GCTGTTTCAAGATTCATGGAGAAAGTGAGAGGAGATAGAGTGACATTTGATCCAGAAAGAATAGTCATGAGTGGAGGAGCAACTGGAGCCATTGAAACTCTGACATTTTGTTTGGCTGATCCTGGCGATGCATTTCTAGTTCCTACACCATATTATCCAGC ATTTGACAGAGATTTGAGGTGGAGAACAAGAGTACAACTTTATCCTGTTGTTTGTGAGAGCTCTAACAATTTTAAGGTTACAAAAGAAGCCTTAGAAGATGCATATGAGAAAGCTCAAGAATCTAACATCAGAGTCAAAGGATTACTCATAAACAATCCATCAAATCCATTGGGCACAGTTTTGGACAGGGAAACATTAAAAGACATACTAAGATTCATCAATGACAAAAACATCCACCTAGTATGCGACGAAATCTATGCTGCTACCGCGTTTAGCCAGCCCTCCTTCATCAGTATCGCGGAAGTTAAAGAGGAAGTTGTTGGATGCAACGAAAATTTAGTGCACATCATTTATAGCCTGTCGAAAGATCTAGGGTTCCCTGGATTCAGAGTCGGAATCATTTACTCATACAAtgatgttgttgtgaatattgCGCGAAAAATGTCAAGTTTTGGGCTCGTTTCAACACAAACGCAACGATTGATTGCTTCCATGTTATCGGATGACATCTTCGTTGAAAATTTTATCGCGAAGAGCTCAGTGAGGTTATCACAAAGGCATGGTTTGTTCACTAAGGGACTAGCTCAAGTTGGAATTAACACATTGAAGAGTAATGCAGGATTATTTTTCTGGATGGATTTGAGAAGGCTTCTTAAAGAGCCAACATTTGAAGATGAATTggatctttggcatataattatTAATGAAGTGAAACTCAATGTCTCTCCTGGTTGTTCATTTCATTGCTCTGAGCCTGGTTGGTTTAGAGTTTGTTTTGCTAATATGGATGATGAAACTATGAGAGTTGCGTTGAGAAGAATTAGGCACTTTGTGCTTAAAGAAAATAAGGGACTTGAAGTTGCATCCAAGAAACAATGCAGGAGGAACAAACTTGAAATTAGTTTATCTTTTAGAAGATTGGATGATTTCATGAACTCTCCTTTCATGAATTCTCCTCACTCTCCAATGTCTTCTCCTATGGTCCAAGCTAGGACTTGA